Within Ailuropoda melanoleuca isolate Jingjing unplaced genomic scaffold, ASM200744v2 unplaced-scaffold19777, whole genome shotgun sequence, the genomic segment CCTCTACACCGGGGACTCCCACCAGCTGAAGCGAACCAACTGCTCCGGCCGCTACGAGTTGGCGGGCCTGCAGGCGAAGTCGTCAGCCCTAGCCAGTTCCCACCCCTCCTTGCACGGGGCGCTGGACAGGCTGAAACACGCCACTAACTTCCTCAACATGATGCTGCAGAGCAATAAGTCGTGGGAGCATAACTTGCAGGACGACCTGGAGTGGTACCAGGCACTGGTGCGGAGTCTCCTGGAGGGCGAGCCCAGCATTCCCCCGGCAGCCATCACCTTCAGCACCGAGTCGCTGTCCGCGCCGGCCCCGCAGGTCTTCCTCCAGGCCACCCNGGCCCCGCAGGTCTTCCTCCAGGCCACCCGC encodes:
- the LOC117797947 gene encoding probable G-protein coupled receptor 158 codes for the protein MMLQSNKSWEHNLQDDLEWYQALVRSLLEGEPSIPPAAITFSTESLSAPAPQVFLQATREESHPVLLSTPSGQRHAGDRVVPQPATQVEDPLTQPRL